The stretch of DNA GACGACAGCTGCGACGGCCGGCTCAGGATCTCCACCTCCCGGGGCAGCTGGTCCGCGCGCGCCCTGATCAACGCCACCGGCACCTGGAGCCGGCCGTTCTGGCCCATCTACCCGGGCCGCGCGAGCTTCCGCGGGCGCCAGCTGCATGTCGCGGACTACGTCTCGGCAGAAGAGTTCCGCGGCCGCCACGTGATCGTGGTGGGCGGCGGCATCTCCGCCGTGGGCCTGCTGGACGAGATCTCGCAGGTGACAACGACCACATGGTTTACCCGCCGCGAACCTGTGTGGAGGGACGCCGAGTTTGACCGGCAGGCGGGACATGATGCCGTCGCCCTCGTCGAGGAGCGCGTCCGGCAGGGGCTGCCGCCCCAGAGCGTGGTGTCCGTGACAGGGCTGATCAGGACTCCGGCCCTTCGTGCCGCGGCCGCTCGCGGCGTGCTCGAGCGCCACCCCATGTTCACAGCGATCGAACCCGGGGGAGTCCGGCTGGCCGACGGCGGGTTCCTCGCCGCCGACGTCATCCTCTGGGCCACCGGCTTCCGGGCCGAACTCGAGCACCTCGCGCCGCTGCACCTGCGGGGTCCCGGCGGCGGCATCGCGATGGACGGCACCCAGGTGGCTGCCGAGCCGCGCGTCCACCTGGTGGGTTACGGTCCGTCATCGTCCACTATCGGGGCCAACCGGGCGGGCAGAGCCGCGGTGACGGGAATCCTCAGGATGTTCGCGGAGCAGGATAAGTTGGGTACAGGCCCTGGACGAGAGGGCTCCTCAACGCCCGGGCCTGACCAGAAGATGCGGGCCTGAACAGACAAGGCGGCAGCTCGCGCGTGGCGGACACCAATCTCGAATCGTTCTTTTCCCGGTTGCGGAGGTTTCCGGACGTCGAGGCCGCCAACCTCCAGGCCTGGGACGCCACGGACAGGCTGCTGCTGGAAACCGCGGCCGGACTGCTGACGCCCGGCACCCGGCTGGCCGTGGTGGGGGACCGCTACGGCGCCCTGACCCTCGGCGCACTGTCCCTCGGCGCTGCCGGACCAGTGCGCGTCCACCAGGACCTCGTCACCGGCGAACGCGCGCTGCGCAACAATGCCGACTCCCTCGGCCTGCGGGGCGGAGGCGTGCCGGGCGGCTTCGAACAGCACCCGCTCGGACCGGCACTCCTGGAGGGGGCCGCCGTCGTGCTTCTGCAGCTGCCCAAGTCGCTGGCCGAGCTGGAGGAAATCGCCGACGCTGTGGCCCGCTACGCCGCGCCCGAGGTGGTGCTGCTGGCAGGCGGGCGGGTCAAGCACATGAGCCTGGGCATGAACGCGGTCTTGGAACGTTACTTCGGGGATGTCCAGCCCCAGCTC from Arthrobacter sp. B3I9 encodes:
- a CDS encoding NAD(P)-binding domain-containing protein, translating into MSEAPLAADVVVIGAGQAGLSAAYHLRRRGFVPAGTGTAAEPEAPAPTYVVLDAEDGPGGAWRHRWRSLRMATVNGISDLPGIPQPGVDPDEPSSSFLTRYFAGYEEHLGLAILRPVKVRAVRSEDDSCDGRLRISTSRGSWSARALINATGTWSRPFWPIYPGRASFRGRQLHVADYVSAEEFRGRHVIVVGGGISAVGLLDEISQVTTTTWFTRREPVWRDAEFDRQAGHDAVALVEERVRQGLPPQSVVSVTGLIRTPALRAAAARGVLERHPMFTAIEPGGVRLADGGFLAADVILWATGFRAELEHLAPLHLRGPGGGIAMDGTQVAAEPRVHLVGYGPSSSTIGANRAGRAAVTGILRMFAEQDKLGTGPGREGSSTPGPDQKMRA